One genomic segment of Candidatus Woesearchaeota archaeon includes these proteins:
- a CDS encoding DUF3458 domain-containing protein: MTQKDVRQRKEREFKFYPEDFDDPPVKILHMDLRFDIYADKTHALSTQKMQALEDFDTLNLDADDVDVQDVECDEQEITWKQDKKNDKVIITFSKPVKKGDALTITIKNIIIPTHNILEGLYYDVTPKGAPPQMITQCQQWGFRRLVPTIDEMTTKCTYLTTITARKEYTNVISNGDQIEGPKDLGNGRVEVKYDNTLTPMATYLFFLGVGTWDNFRRELEYPDGKTFTLELLAPVGSDPVRAGYALDILHDAIEWVYLFTGRDKHENRETALKLWELLKKREELKKKGEDVSHIREEMKQLAQGKYWGYQYTGKVYREIAMQNSNFGGMENVGNTTITANRIMPYEETTDNGFEYMTQVKAHEFYHNLNGSEVTGWSPFDIWLNEAVTVHVEKENHAFNFGEDYSRLSQVQHIMEPTSGTLAMDAGPASMPIEPEGFNNPDDMITGITYVKAPEFVRMIQTLMGDKTFVKGLDLYHTRFKHANAKSIEWVKAMEEKSGLSLQTMAKQWLKQVHFPLVNVSWKWNNGKITLTIKQVQEQGEWSFPFVWAVFDKKGNKVFEKTQWVQSKEATYTYECPEPGFLSLHRGFSFFGKIDADISDEELSLQLKHDDDIIAKWLAWYEICDREKTRLLKDKNAQVSEDFVDLYCSLLTNKELIDRAGAQFLALFEGVEDETYAYKYQDLYDTKKKILTAIAQKYEQELLSIYETCLSFTPRGSYLEREAAAIKNRQLQNICLSILAKLDTPKIHELIKKQLASDNATNRVVAFKLYLNSSAPDRKEVLKEEENKAKKNLVRWETFLHVVGSSDAPDYLDIIRYVESLPEFDINQSNDQRGLYLSFAMNRKKSLLTEEGRAFLREKILQLGKINQYNTMHLLKILQNIDKLDEEHWVPLIQLLQDVISEMTDEQPMVLNGAKRILKAQKKALKKWEEHQKSNTPAAS; encoded by the coding sequence ATGACACAAAAAGACGTCCGGCAGAGAAAAGAGCGTGAGTTCAAATTTTACCCTGAAGATTTTGACGATCCACCTGTTAAGATTCTCCACATGGATCTTCGTTTTGACATCTATGCCGACAAGACCCATGCGCTGTCCACGCAAAAAATGCAAGCCCTTGAAGACTTTGACACGCTCAATTTAGACGCGGATGATGTAGACGTTCAAGACGTAGAATGTGATGAGCAAGAAATTACCTGGAAGCAAGACAAGAAGAACGATAAAGTTATTATTACCTTCTCAAAACCAGTAAAAAAAGGTGATGCACTCACCATCACTATCAAAAACATTATTATTCCCACGCACAACATTCTTGAAGGGCTCTATTACGATGTAACTCCCAAAGGGGCCCCTCCACAAATGATCACACAGTGTCAGCAATGGGGTTTTAGAAGACTCGTCCCAACTATTGACGAGATGACCACTAAATGCACGTATCTTACCACCATCACTGCAAGAAAAGAATACACCAACGTCATATCAAACGGAGATCAAATTGAAGGTCCAAAAGATCTTGGAAATGGACGTGTTGAAGTCAAGTATGATAATACACTCACCCCAATGGCAACGTATCTCTTCTTTCTCGGGGTGGGGACCTGGGATAATTTTAGAAGAGAACTTGAATACCCTGATGGAAAAACCTTCACCTTAGAACTTCTTGCACCTGTGGGATCTGATCCTGTTCGTGCAGGTTACGCCCTTGATATCTTGCATGATGCTATTGAGTGGGTTTACTTGTTCACAGGCAGAGATAAACATGAAAACCGTGAAACCGCTTTGAAATTGTGGGAGTTGCTAAAAAAACGTGAAGAACTCAAGAAAAAAGGAGAAGATGTTTCACACATCAGAGAAGAAATGAAGCAACTCGCACAGGGGAAATACTGGGGCTACCAATACACAGGAAAAGTGTATCGTGAAATTGCAATGCAAAACTCCAATTTTGGAGGAATGGAAAATGTGGGCAACACCACCATTACTGCTAATAGAATTATGCCCTACGAGGAAACCACGGATAATGGTTTTGAATACATGACCCAAGTCAAAGCACATGAATTTTATCACAATCTTAATGGCTCAGAAGTAACTGGTTGGAGTCCCTTTGATATCTGGCTTAACGAAGCAGTTACTGTTCACGTTGAAAAAGAAAATCACGCATTTAACTTTGGAGAAGACTATTCAAGACTCTCTCAGGTTCAACACATCATGGAGCCAACATCTGGAACTCTTGCAATGGATGCAGGCCCTGCATCTATGCCTATAGAGCCAGAAGGATTCAACAACCCAGACGATATGATCACAGGGATCACCTACGTCAAAGCACCCGAATTTGTACGAATGATACAGACATTAATGGGTGATAAAACTTTTGTCAAAGGTCTTGACCTTTACCACACCCGCTTTAAACATGCAAATGCGAAATCAATTGAGTGGGTTAAAGCAATGGAAGAAAAAAGCGGGTTGTCCTTGCAAACCATGGCAAAACAATGGCTTAAACAAGTACATTTTCCCCTTGTTAACGTTTCTTGGAAGTGGAATAATGGAAAAATTACCCTTACTATTAAACAAGTGCAAGAACAAGGAGAGTGGAGCTTCCCCTTTGTCTGGGCAGTTTTTGATAAGAAGGGCAATAAAGTTTTTGAGAAAACACAATGGGTGCAAAGCAAAGAAGCAACCTACACTTATGAATGTCCTGAACCCGGGTTCCTCTCTTTACACAGAGGGTTTTCTTTTTTTGGAAAGATTGATGCAGATATCAGCGACGAAGAACTCTCATTACAGCTAAAACATGATGACGACATTATTGCAAAATGGCTAGCCTGGTACGAGATTTGCGATCGTGAAAAAACCAGACTGCTCAAAGATAAGAACGCACAGGTGAGCGAGGATTTTGTTGATCTCTACTGCTCACTACTCACTAACAAAGAACTCATAGATCGTGCGGGCGCACAATTCCTCGCCCTCTTTGAAGGAGTTGAAGACGAAACCTATGCCTACAAGTACCAAGACCTCTATGATACGAAGAAAAAAATACTCACCGCTATTGCTCAAAAATACGAACAGGAACTTCTCTCAATATATGAAACCTGTCTTTCATTCACACCCAGAGGAAGCTACTTGGAACGAGAAGCAGCAGCCATTAAAAACAGACAACTCCAAAATATTTGTTTAAGCATCCTTGCAAAACTTGACACGCCTAAAATCCATGAATTAATCAAAAAACAACTCGCATCAGACAACGCCACCAACAGAGTTGTCGCATTTAAGCTCTACCTGAATTCTTCCGCGCCTGATCGCAAAGAAGTGCTTAAAGAAGAAGAAAACAAAGCAAAAAAGAACCTTGTTCGTTGGGAGACCTTCTTACACGTCGTGGGATCAAGTGATGCTCCAGACTACCTTGACATCATCAGATACGTTGAAAGTCTTCCTGAATTTGACATTAACCAATCCAATGATCAACGTGGATTGTACCTCTCTTTTGCTATGAACCGCAAAAAATCCCTGCTCACTGAAGAAGGTCGTGCATTCCTACGAGAAAAAATCCTGCAACTAGGAAAAATTAATCAATATAACACCATGCACTTGCTCAAAATTCTACAAAATATTGACAAGCTTGATGAAGAACACTGGGTTCCACTCATACAACTTCTCCAAGACGTTATTTCTGAGATGACTGATGAACAACCCATGGTGCTCAACGGTGCAAAAAGAATCTTAAAAGCGCAGAAAAAGGCGCTCAAAAAATGGGAAGAGCATCAAAAGAGCAACACACCAGCAGCGTCTTAG